The following coding sequences lie in one Thalassoglobus polymorphus genomic window:
- a CDS encoding HU family DNA-binding protein, which produces MTKKEIVKTISEECGLTQLKTKEIVQKTFEAIIDTLVAEGRIELRNFGVFEVKKRAARKARNPRSGDRVDVPEKFVVTFKPGKEMEERVLQIPVESAEPHQPVKQEDTGISSPPPQASPPIRPSPTPESQTPSVGIPPSPASPTPHTPASPYPPPGGQP; this is translated from the coding sequence GTGACAAAGAAAGAAATCGTCAAGACAATCTCCGAAGAGTGTGGCCTGACTCAACTCAAAACAAAAGAAATCGTTCAGAAAACTTTTGAAGCGATTATCGATACGTTAGTTGCTGAAGGTCGCATCGAACTGCGGAACTTTGGTGTCTTTGAAGTGAAGAAGCGTGCTGCGCGAAAGGCACGTAATCCTCGCTCTGGAGATCGTGTTGATGTCCCTGAAAAATTTGTTGTGACATTCAAACCCGGTAAGGAGATGGAAGAACGGGTCTTGCAGATCCCGGTCGAGTCAGCTGAGCCGCATCAACCTGTTAAGCAGGAAGATACGGGAATCTCATCGCCTCCTCCTCAGGCAAGTCCACCCATTCGACCTTCCCCAACGCCAGAGTCACAAACACCTTCAGTTGGAATCCCGCCTTCACCGGCCTCACCAACACCCCACACTCCAGCGTCACCATATCCTCCTCCGGGAGGACAGCCTTAG
- a CDS encoding flavin reductase family protein — MNQEQIGPVLGRIPSGVLILTARSSENDETGMLASWVQQASFEPPMVTVAVNTKRYLNDWLKDGVSVALSLVGETQKKLMGHFGKGFEPGEPAFEGLSTEETPTGLTVLSDAMGWLEGTVRSSLQSGDHTVYLVEITSGKPSEEIATEKPYVHIRKNGFGY, encoded by the coding sequence GTGAATCAAGAACAAATCGGCCCAGTACTCGGACGCATCCCCAGCGGAGTCCTTATCCTCACAGCGAGAAGTTCAGAAAATGACGAGACCGGAATGCTCGCCAGTTGGGTTCAGCAGGCGTCGTTTGAACCTCCTATGGTAACTGTCGCTGTGAACACGAAACGGTATCTCAACGATTGGCTGAAAGATGGTGTTTCAGTCGCCTTAAGCCTCGTCGGAGAGACTCAAAAGAAACTGATGGGACATTTCGGGAAAGGCTTTGAACCGGGCGAGCCAGCGTTTGAAGGGCTTTCCACGGAAGAAACCCCAACCGGATTGACGGTATTGAGTGACGCGATGGGCTGGCTGGAAGGGACTGTTCGGAGTTCATTACAAAGTGGCGACCACACGGTCTATCTTGTTGAAATCACTTCGGGAAAACCGAGCGAGGAGATCGCGACTGAAAAGCCGTACGTTCACATCCGCAAGAATGGATTTGGCTATTGA
- a CDS encoding helix-turn-helix transcriptional regulator: protein MSRDQSDHEFLSALQRQSPATVQSMCDAIGVTATAVRQKLMRFQAEGFVSRKVSRQDRGRPCHTYHLTESGLKELGDDHAEIAAILWRQLMLIEDPEVRQTVLSGVQAALVERFGDFTYGTSLASRLQLLTSKMAEQGFDLEYEAGESPSDLLILREHNCPYHELAAEDASICDLEQSVFSELLGVPVELSSCRLDGHQCCEFQVG from the coding sequence ATGTCACGCGACCAATCAGATCATGAATTTCTCAGCGCGTTGCAGCGACAATCGCCCGCAACCGTGCAGAGCATGTGCGATGCCATCGGCGTGACTGCGACCGCTGTTCGTCAAAAACTGATGCGGTTCCAGGCTGAAGGTTTTGTGAGCCGAAAAGTCTCACGACAGGACCGCGGCCGCCCATGCCACACATATCATCTTACAGAGTCCGGCCTTAAAGAGCTCGGAGACGACCATGCAGAGATCGCAGCCATCTTGTGGCGGCAATTGATGTTGATCGAGGATCCAGAAGTTCGACAGACCGTCTTGAGCGGGGTTCAAGCAGCACTTGTAGAACGATTTGGTGATTTTACCTACGGAACCAGCCTCGCCAGCCGGTTACAGTTATTAACGTCCAAAATGGCTGAGCAGGGTTTTGATTTAGAATACGAAGCCGGAGAATCCCCTTCAGACTTACTAATCCTGCGAGAGCACAACTGTCCGTATCATGAATTGGCTGCAGAGGATGCGTCAATTTGCGACCTCGAACAATCGGTCTTTTCGGAACTTTTGGGAGTCCCGGTTGAGTTATCGTCGTGCCGATTAGACGGTCATCAATGTTGCGAATTCCAAGTCGGCTGA
- a CDS encoding 6-pyruvoyl trahydropterin synthase family protein, with the protein MYRVTQEIEFCYGHRLLNYDGKCRHLHGHNGKAVLVLEGLELDDRGMLIDFTDVKKKIRCWIEDNLDHRMILCESDPVLPTLREMGEALYIIDSNPTAENIARLIFEEAQRKGLPVVEVKLWETSHSCATYSA; encoded by the coding sequence ATGTATCGCGTTACCCAGGAAATCGAATTCTGTTACGGCCACCGTTTGCTGAACTACGATGGCAAGTGTCGGCACTTACATGGACACAACGGGAAGGCAGTGCTCGTTCTGGAAGGGTTGGAGCTTGACGACCGGGGCATGCTCATCGATTTCACTGATGTGAAGAAGAAAATTCGCTGCTGGATCGAAGACAATCTGGATCATCGCATGATTCTTTGCGAAAGTGATCCCGTCCTGCCCACGCTTCGGGAAATGGGTGAAGCACTCTATATCATCGATTCGAACCCCACAGCTGAGAATATCGCCAGGCTCATTTTTGAAGAAGCCCAACGCAAAGGCTTGCCAGTCGTGGAAGTCAAACTCTGGGAAACCTCTCACTCCTGCGCAACGTATTCCGCTTGA
- a CDS encoding NADH-quinone oxidoreductase subunit B — MTWIEGKFEENVITTTLEQAMNWAKQSSVWPMTFGLACCAIEMMATGASRYDIDRFGAGAFRATPRQADLMIVAGTVTHKMASRVRRLYEQMPDPKYVIAMGACTVGGGPYFKHGYHVVKGVDLVVPVDVYVPGCPPRPEALLEGVMRIQDKIRMKRITKGNGDTLPTPHHTGYVKEPEIILA, encoded by the coding sequence ATGACGTGGATTGAAGGCAAATTTGAAGAAAATGTCATCACGACAACACTCGAACAGGCAATGAACTGGGCGAAGCAGTCTAGCGTCTGGCCGATGACGTTCGGTTTGGCATGCTGTGCGATTGAAATGATGGCCACAGGAGCCAGCCGCTACGACATCGACCGTTTCGGAGCTGGTGCGTTCCGTGCCACACCTCGACAGGCAGACCTGATGATCGTCGCTGGCACAGTGACACATAAAATGGCATCACGAGTTCGTCGACTTTACGAACAGATGCCCGACCCCAAGTATGTGATTGCCATGGGTGCTTGCACCGTTGGTGGTGGTCCTTACTTCAAACATGGTTACCACGTTGTCAAAGGTGTTGACCTCGTCGTGCCAGTCGACGTTTACGTCCCAGGTTGCCCTCCTCGACCAGAAGCGCTGCTCGAAGGGGTCATGCGAATTCAAGACAAAATCCGTATGAAGCGGATCACAAAAGGAAACGGGGACACACTCCCGACTCCGCACCACACAGGCTATGTCAAAGAGCCAGAAATCATCTTGGCCTAA
- the sufC gene encoding Fe-S cluster assembly ATPase SufC, translating into MSTLKIENLHVSVGETEILKGVNLELNKGEVHALMGPNGSGKSTLAYTLVGHPKYEVTQGSITIDGQDINELDPAERARLGLFLAFQYPVTIPGVKVADFLRHAISNVRNPDRKEGEELMPMREFRKELRSTMEELNIDAEFARRYLNDGFSGGEKKRMEILQLAMLKPKFAILDETDSGLDSDAVRVVSEGLNKLSGPHMGVLIITHHERLLEYNVPQFTHVMLAGRIVETGDASLARELHNNGYAGVRERYPEAAAEEEAAKGATATA; encoded by the coding sequence ATGTCTACTTTGAAAATTGAAAACCTGCACGTTTCCGTTGGCGAGACCGAGATCCTCAAAGGGGTCAATCTCGAACTCAACAAAGGCGAGGTCCACGCACTCATGGGCCCCAATGGTTCTGGCAAAAGTACCTTAGCCTACACGCTGGTTGGTCATCCAAAGTACGAAGTGACTCAAGGTTCGATCACAATTGACGGCCAGGACATCAACGAGCTTGATCCTGCCGAGCGTGCCAGACTCGGACTGTTCCTCGCCTTCCAATACCCCGTCACAATTCCAGGTGTCAAAGTTGCAGACTTTTTGCGACACGCCATCAGCAATGTTCGTAACCCTGACCGCAAGGAAGGTGAAGAACTCATGCCGATGCGAGAGTTCCGTAAAGAACTCCGCTCCACGATGGAAGAACTGAATATCGACGCCGAGTTTGCTCGCCGATACCTGAATGACGGATTCTCCGGTGGTGAGAAAAAGCGAATGGAAATCCTCCAACTCGCAATGCTCAAGCCGAAGTTTGCAATCCTCGACGAAACCGACTCCGGCCTCGACAGCGATGCCGTTCGCGTCGTCAGTGAAGGTCTCAATAAACTCTCCGGACCGCATATGGGCGTGTTGATCATCACACACCACGAGCGACTTCTGGAATATAACGTCCCACAATTCACACACGTCATGTTGGCTGGACGTATTGTTGAAACAGGCGATGCCTCACTCGCCCGTGAACTTCACAACAACGGATACGCTGGCGTCCGAGAACGTTACCCGGAGGCTGCAGCTGAAGAAGAAGCAGCAAAAGGAGCAACGGCAACCGCCTAA
- a CDS encoding glucose-6-phosphate isomerase, which yields MTTPIKFCSNASQFLIGDQLSEITDQLHAARDEAFADVDLLRSGGEIPAEKQPLDSGFIDLPQRLLDGEDGLVDKMLASAAALRTRIDRLVVLGIGGSYMGLRALFEALCDPYHNELSRDDRGDVPRLYFEGNNLDNDTMSSLLKMLKTQCVRPQELAERWGIVVISKSGGTLETAAAFRMFRDALGEYYGHQSHLAQELVVPVTGETGKLRDLSNALGYEHTFPIPDGVGGRFSVFTAVGLFPAAVLGMDIRAILRGAADITEICRTKPLGENPVLDYVAACHLLERDHGMDMRVLSTWGNRLEATGFWYDQLLAESLGKHERGATPLTVVNTRDLHSRGQQHQEGKRDRVINNLTISEFASEPLSIPEVAAGVDQDQLNRIAGKTIPELLQAAIQGTNKAYADDKRPTTDMVLPKLDAYGMGQLLQLFMLATAIEGRLVGTNPYGQPGVEAYKNNMGDILYK from the coding sequence ATGACCACTCCCATCAAATTTTGCTCGAACGCCTCACAATTTCTGATCGGTGATCAACTCTCAGAGATCACTGACCAATTACATGCCGCACGAGATGAAGCGTTTGCGGACGTGGACTTGCTCCGTTCAGGTGGTGAGATCCCAGCTGAGAAGCAACCGCTCGATAGTGGATTCATTGATCTCCCGCAGCGGTTGCTTGATGGCGAAGATGGGCTGGTGGACAAAATGTTAGCTTCGGCGGCTGCACTTCGCACGCGGATCGATCGACTCGTTGTGCTGGGGATTGGTGGGTCCTACATGGGACTGCGAGCTTTGTTTGAAGCCTTGTGCGATCCGTATCACAACGAACTCTCCCGCGATGATCGCGGAGACGTTCCCAGACTCTATTTCGAAGGCAACAACCTCGACAACGATACGATGTCGTCGCTGCTGAAGATGTTGAAAACACAGTGCGTGCGTCCTCAGGAACTTGCCGAACGCTGGGGCATTGTTGTGATTAGTAAGTCGGGCGGAACACTGGAGACAGCTGCCGCGTTTCGGATGTTTCGTGATGCGTTGGGAGAATACTACGGCCACCAATCTCACCTCGCGCAGGAACTGGTGGTTCCTGTCACGGGAGAGACTGGCAAACTGAGAGACTTATCGAATGCATTGGGGTACGAGCATACGTTTCCTATTCCCGATGGTGTCGGCGGGCGATTTTCGGTCTTCACTGCGGTTGGCCTGTTCCCGGCTGCTGTTCTCGGGATGGACATTCGAGCGATACTTCGGGGAGCTGCCGATATCACCGAGATCTGTCGAACAAAGCCGCTTGGCGAGAACCCGGTTCTTGATTACGTGGCGGCGTGTCATCTTTTAGAGCGTGATCACGGCATGGATATGCGTGTTCTTTCAACCTGGGGAAATCGACTTGAAGCGACGGGCTTTTGGTACGATCAACTTCTGGCAGAAAGCCTTGGGAAGCACGAACGAGGAGCCACTCCGTTGACCGTGGTGAATACACGTGATCTGCACAGCCGTGGTCAGCAGCATCAGGAAGGGAAGCGGGATCGAGTCATCAACAACCTGACGATCTCCGAATTCGCCAGCGAACCACTCTCGATTCCAGAGGTTGCCGCAGGCGTCGACCAGGATCAGCTGAACCGAATTGCAGGGAAGACGATCCCGGAACTTCTGCAAGCCGCGATTCAGGGAACCAACAAGGCCTATGCTGACGACAAGCGGCCGACGACCGACATGGTGCTTCCAAAGTTGGATGCCTACGGCATGGGACAGTTATTGCAACTGTTCATGCTCGCCACTGCCATCGAAGGCCGCCTCGTCGGGACGAATCCCTATGGCCAACCTGGTGTTGAGGCTTACAAAAACAACATGGGCGATATTCTTTATAAGTGA
- a CDS encoding glucuronyl esterase domain-containing protein: MKRVSSIEEAGAHRENREDEFNNALQGCDESMLPYHGLQRLEAPMDSNSKSTRRQLLGMGVPVLAAAALAPHQQSSADDSQVRAGSPEKPEKMPWPKERKIIERKWLDLLGDFPKEIPDLKVEMKEVAKEEGITRYHVSFQSESDDRVTAWLLVPDAARKKPTPAIICLHSTTWGSGKDQVIGLSGKRPIDPPPDPKAGRDYGRTHAQHGFITLSIDTITDGERIEPKRRVMDTRVFYEKHPEWSIVGKNTWDCMRSVDFLQTLDFVDHAHIGITGLSMGGHLALFAAAFEPRITATVSNGGVLDWYRHASAWSRVPPNNNWRPWEEGVDAPTSSKELERRFGFKSNSGPFIYIKKFRPYIEDSNLPLPVDFDDLMAMIAPRPQLIISTEQELYRHKFFQKVPKVLDVYINWRDTPDLPSVLKARQERLGFEETLEYYETQHRMSESKIVKQFSEFGAGDCFSWFSFPGGHGLPGVARRMSLAWFDRWLGRTLH, from the coding sequence ATGAAACGGGTTTCGTCGATTGAAGAGGCTGGTGCTCACAGGGAAAACCGCGAAGACGAATTCAACAACGCTCTCCAAGGCTGCGATGAATCGATGCTTCCCTATCACGGACTTCAAAGACTGGAGGCTCCCATGGACAGCAATTCAAAAAGCACCCGCCGTCAGCTACTTGGTATGGGAGTCCCGGTGCTCGCTGCCGCCGCGCTGGCTCCACATCAACAGAGTTCAGCAGATGACTCGCAAGTCCGTGCAGGTTCTCCAGAAAAGCCCGAGAAAATGCCGTGGCCGAAAGAACGAAAAATCATCGAGCGTAAATGGCTCGATCTGCTCGGGGACTTTCCCAAAGAGATTCCGGACCTAAAGGTCGAAATGAAGGAGGTCGCTAAGGAAGAGGGCATCACGCGATACCACGTCAGCTTTCAATCTGAGTCTGACGACCGGGTCACCGCCTGGTTGCTCGTCCCAGATGCCGCTCGAAAGAAACCGACACCAGCGATCATCTGCCTCCACAGCACCACGTGGGGTTCTGGTAAAGATCAGGTAATTGGCTTATCTGGTAAACGCCCGATCGATCCGCCACCCGATCCAAAAGCGGGGCGAGACTACGGACGAACCCATGCACAACATGGTTTCATCACACTGAGCATTGACACGATCACCGACGGCGAGCGAATCGAGCCGAAGCGACGAGTGATGGATACTCGAGTCTTCTACGAGAAGCATCCCGAATGGTCCATTGTGGGGAAAAACACGTGGGACTGCATGCGAAGTGTCGACTTTCTACAGACCCTCGATTTTGTCGACCACGCACATATCGGAATCACCGGGCTTTCGATGGGTGGGCATTTGGCGCTGTTTGCGGCAGCCTTCGAACCTCGAATCACAGCGACTGTCAGCAATGGCGGAGTACTCGACTGGTACCGTCATGCCAGTGCCTGGTCACGAGTCCCACCGAATAACAACTGGCGTCCCTGGGAAGAAGGTGTCGACGCTCCGACCAGCAGTAAAGAACTGGAGCGACGATTCGGTTTTAAATCAAACAGCGGCCCGTTCATCTATATCAAAAAATTCCGACCGTACATCGAGGACTCAAATTTGCCGTTACCGGTCGACTTCGATGACCTCATGGCGATGATCGCGCCACGACCACAATTGATCATCTCTACGGAACAGGAACTCTACCGGCACAAATTCTTTCAGAAAGTCCCAAAGGTTCTGGACGTCTACATCAACTGGCGCGACACCCCTGACCTGCCAAGTGTTTTAAAAGCCCGACAAGAGCGACTCGGTTTTGAAGAAACGTTGGAGTACTACGAAACCCAGCACCGGATGAGTGAATCGAAGATCGTAAAACAGTTCAGCGAATTCGGCGCCGGAGACTGCTTCAGCTGGTTCTCATTCCCCGGCGGCCACGGACTCCCCGGAGTCGCACGCCGCATGAGCCTTGCCTGGTTCGACCGCTGGCTAGGCCGAACACTCCATTAA
- a CDS encoding FHA domain-containing protein, whose protein sequence is MLQAELRVLSGKHAGSTIPLPVGKFLIGREEDCHLRPNSDLVSRHHCVFTLDEYGLRFRDLGSTNGSFVNREQIRGAVVLNPGDSVSVGKLEFQVILGDPITDETRTNLANDMPTEIISPTGEPSDAPAEADPSSSSEFETAPDQTLHDSELNDAPASDTLINIPTQPMPPEGQVQPPTGDTQFYPQPGGMPPQMPVGYPPQMGYPQGMMPYGYPGYPQQMGYPPQQMGYPPNMYPQQQQQQQQQQQQQYPPQQPGQQGQPEAAPPQEEAAAESGAELPFRLPDPSETGVKAPPPAPPAAEDQAEKEDGRTADQKAKEEAPSAAADAIQQYLQRRPKTNG, encoded by the coding sequence ATGCTGCAAGCGGAACTACGTGTCCTATCTGGAAAACATGCCGGCAGCACAATCCCGTTACCAGTTGGGAAATTTCTGATTGGCCGTGAAGAAGATTGCCATCTTCGCCCCAACAGTGACTTGGTGAGCCGTCATCACTGTGTCTTCACGCTCGATGAATACGGATTACGATTCCGTGATTTGGGCAGCACAAACGGTTCGTTCGTGAACAGGGAACAGATTCGTGGTGCTGTTGTCCTGAATCCGGGTGATTCAGTCTCTGTTGGGAAACTTGAGTTTCAAGTGATCCTCGGTGACCCGATCACAGATGAAACACGGACAAATCTCGCCAACGATATGCCGACGGAAATCATCTCTCCAACTGGTGAACCGAGTGACGCCCCCGCTGAGGCCGATCCTTCATCGAGTTCAGAATTTGAGACGGCTCCCGACCAAACTCTTCATGACTCAGAACTCAACGACGCTCCTGCTTCCGATACTCTCATCAACATTCCAACTCAACCAATGCCCCCGGAAGGCCAAGTTCAACCACCCACCGGGGATACGCAATTCTACCCTCAACCAGGTGGAATGCCGCCACAAATGCCTGTCGGATACCCTCCACAAATGGGTTATCCACAAGGGATGATGCCTTACGGCTATCCGGGATACCCGCAGCAAATGGGCTACCCGCCACAGCAAATGGGTTATCCCCCAAACATGTACCCGCAGCAGCAGCAGCAACAACAACAGCAGCAGCAGCAGCAATACCCGCCTCAACAACCGGGACAACAAGGACAGCCTGAAGCTGCTCCACCGCAAGAGGAAGCAGCTGCCGAGTCGGGAGCAGAGCTGCCCTTTCGCTTGCCAGACCCCTCTGAAACAGGTGTCAAAGCTCCTCCTCCAGCCCCTCCGGCCGCTGAAGATCAAGCCGAAAAGGAAGACGGACGAACTGCAGATCAAAAAGCAAAAGAAGAAGCCCCCAGCGCGGCAGCCGATGCCATTCAGCAGTACCTGCAACGCCGTCCCAAGACCAACGGATAA
- the sufB gene encoding Fe-S cluster assembly protein SufB yields the protein MATTDALQNEATDTEKAHVAIGDYQYGFHDPTDQYSFTSQRGLSREIVAQISEMKGEPGWMRDFRLKSYEIFESKPMPDWGGDMSEMDFQNIFYYVKASDRQEKSWDDVPEDIRKTYDRLGIPEAEKKYLAGVKAQYESEVVYGSLQEDLAKQGVLFTDTDTALKEHPEIFKEHFGTIIPPSDNKFAALNSAVWSGGSFIYVPPGVNIEFPLQAYFRINTQNMGQFERTLIVVDEGASVHYVEGCTAPTYSSDSLHSAVVEILVKRKGRCRYTTIQNWSNNVYNLVTKRAMAYGDSLMEWIDGNLGSKLTMKYPAIYLMEPGARGETLSIAFASEGQHQDAGAKMVHCASNTSSRIISKSISKDGGRSSYRGLAKVAKGATNCRSNVVCDALILDSDSRSDTYPYIEVEEDDVAMEHEASVSKIAEEQLLYLMSRGLTEAEASAMVVTGFIEPLVKELPMEYAVEMNRLIELQMEGSVG from the coding sequence ATGGCTACTACAGACGCACTTCAAAACGAAGCAACGGATACCGAAAAAGCACACGTTGCAATCGGTGATTATCAATACGGATTCCACGATCCAACGGACCAGTACTCGTTTACCTCACAACGAGGTCTAAGCCGAGAGATCGTTGCCCAGATTTCAGAGATGAAGGGCGAACCGGGCTGGATGCGAGACTTCCGCCTGAAATCCTACGAAATCTTTGAATCCAAGCCGATGCCTGACTGGGGCGGAGATATGTCTGAAATGGATTTTCAGAACATCTTCTACTACGTCAAAGCCAGTGACCGTCAGGAAAAGTCCTGGGACGACGTCCCCGAAGACATTCGTAAAACTTACGATCGCCTCGGAATTCCTGAAGCAGAAAAGAAATACCTCGCCGGAGTGAAAGCTCAGTACGAATCGGAAGTGGTTTACGGTTCTCTTCAGGAAGACCTCGCCAAGCAAGGTGTCCTCTTCACTGATACCGACACCGCTCTGAAAGAACATCCGGAAATCTTCAAAGAGCACTTTGGAACAATCATTCCGCCGAGCGATAACAAGTTCGCTGCATTGAACTCCGCAGTCTGGTCGGGCGGTTCGTTTATCTATGTTCCACCGGGCGTGAATATCGAATTCCCGCTGCAAGCCTACTTCCGCATCAACACGCAAAACATGGGACAGTTCGAACGGACACTCATTGTTGTCGATGAAGGAGCCAGCGTTCATTACGTCGAAGGATGTACTGCACCAACTTACAGCTCAGATTCGCTTCACTCAGCTGTTGTCGAAATCCTTGTGAAACGAAAAGGCCGCTGCCGATACACAACAATTCAGAACTGGTCGAACAACGTCTACAACCTCGTCACTAAACGTGCGATGGCTTATGGCGATTCGCTCATGGAATGGATTGACGGAAACCTCGGCTCGAAGCTGACGATGAAGTACCCCGCAATCTACCTGATGGAACCAGGTGCCCGCGGCGAAACACTGTCAATCGCTTTCGCCAGCGAGGGACAGCACCAAGATGCCGGAGCCAAAATGGTTCACTGTGCCTCGAACACATCAAGCCGGATCATCTCGAAGTCCATCAGTAAAGATGGCGGACGGAGCAGCTATCGTGGATTGGCAAAAGTCGCCAAAGGTGCCACGAACTGCCGAAGCAACGTTGTGTGCGACGCCCTGATCCTTGACTCAGATAGCCGAAGCGATACCTATCCCTACATCGAAGTCGAAGAAGACGATGTCGCGATGGAACACGAAGCATCTGTTTCGAAGATTGCTGAAGAACAGTTGCTCTACCTGATGAGCCGCGGCCTGACTGAGGCAGAAGCATCTGCCATGGTCGTGACCGGTTTCATCGAGCCACTCGTCAAAGAACTTCCAATGGAATACGCAGTCGAAATGAACCGACTCATCGAACTCCAAATGGAAGGGAGCGTTGGATAA
- a CDS encoding deoxyhypusine synthase family protein has translation MSHRELHDGRSDGLIPLESLDLGSVNSFADLLRSMSKTAFAGRQLGSALDVFLEMARDPDCKVILTLSGAMTVAKMGTVICEMIDRKLVDAVVSTGALMAHGLTESIGLAHYQYDPTKNDETLFNQGYNRVYDTLEMESNLNDVEKLIRMVLEETDPPEGCWSSARLCREIGRKLNEVGEGRGILKSAFQQDVPVFIPAFTDSEVGLDVSTWAMRKALAGKNIAELTHDEALQAIPPFNPFHDLQEYARLAGKAKKLGIFTIGGGVPRNWAQQVAPYIDITNDRVGTTFQPPRFQYAVRICPEPVHWGGLSGCTYSEGVSWGKFVAPSEGGRYAEVHCDATAVWPLLMRAVFEELDKEA, from the coding sequence GTGTCACATCGAGAACTTCACGACGGCCGTTCAGACGGTCTTATCCCATTAGAGTCATTAGACTTAGGGTCAGTGAACAGCTTTGCGGACTTGCTCCGGAGCATGTCGAAGACTGCCTTTGCCGGGCGACAGCTCGGATCTGCACTCGATGTTTTTCTGGAGATGGCCCGAGACCCGGATTGTAAGGTGATCTTGACCCTTTCAGGAGCAATGACTGTTGCCAAAATGGGGACAGTCATTTGCGAAATGATTGACAGAAAACTGGTCGATGCGGTCGTCTCAACGGGTGCGCTGATGGCACATGGCCTCACAGAATCGATCGGATTGGCACATTACCAATATGATCCAACGAAAAACGATGAAACTCTCTTTAATCAGGGGTACAACAGAGTTTATGACACTTTGGAGATGGAATCGAACTTGAATGATGTCGAAAAACTGATCCGAATGGTTCTCGAGGAGACCGATCCTCCCGAAGGCTGCTGGAGTTCTGCCCGCCTTTGTCGCGAAATCGGACGGAAGTTGAATGAAGTGGGCGAGGGGAGAGGCATTCTGAAAAGTGCCTTTCAACAAGATGTCCCGGTTTTCATTCCAGCATTCACCGACAGCGAAGTCGGTTTAGACGTCTCGACGTGGGCGATGAGAAAGGCCCTCGCTGGCAAAAACATCGCTGAACTGACTCACGATGAAGCTCTGCAGGCGATTCCTCCATTCAACCCGTTCCATGATCTACAAGAATATGCACGCCTGGCAGGCAAAGCCAAAAAACTGGGGATCTTCACAATTGGAGGAGGCGTTCCTCGTAACTGGGCTCAGCAAGTCGCTCCTTATATCGACATTACCAATGACCGGGTTGGCACGACCTTCCAGCCTCCACGTTTCCAGTACGCAGTCCGCATCTGTCCGGAACCGGTTCACTGGGGAGGTTTGTCTGGATGTACGTACTCCGAAGGGGTCAGCTGGGGAAAGTTTGTCGCGCCGAGTGAGGGTGGGCGATACGCCGAAGTCCACTGCGACGCCACAGCTGTTTGGCCACTGCTGATGAGAGCCGTGTTCGAAGAGCTTGATAAAGAGGCTTGA